A window of the Elusimicrobiota bacterium genome harbors these coding sequences:
- a CDS encoding alpha-amylase family glycosyl hydrolase: protein MIEINTRLWLKDLRKKYAMADMTLSTVPEDEWLGLKHLGIDMVWLVGVWQTSPESERIARESAGLLEEIKKISPEFTSSAIGASPYAVFEYKLNPELGFEWELKALKEKLNSIGMKLIVDFVSNHTSKDNPGVDQAPECFIRGGEDDFKAHPGWFFPREINGVKNYIAYGRDPNFPAWTDTAQLNYFNPATREKMLFNLMRMAEMSDGVRCDMVMLTLNDVHETTWGDLLGKAGFKKPEREFWDDAIKSVKEKYPEFIFLGEVYWGLEWRVQQMDFDYTYDKVTYDRLRFLGPQDVKGHLRAEKLYQKRSVRFIDNHDEQPSLTVFGREKAFAAGVIISTIKGLRLYNENQLDGIRYRVPLQLKEIYNRVPDTAVRKFYEKLLKITDHPAFHGGEWNLLEVRACSPQDNTNRNILAWSWVQRRTMKIVAVNYSAAPSCGVVNVSVKAQGENAALFEEISDRFFSFKAEDVSPGLKLQQMPPYCSYIFDVEF, encoded by the coding sequence TTGATAGAAATCAATACCAGGCTCTGGCTTAAAGACCTTCGTAAGAAGTACGCCATGGCCGACATGACGCTTTCCACGGTGCCTGAGGACGAATGGCTGGGCCTGAAACACCTGGGTATCGATATGGTGTGGCTGGTTGGCGTGTGGCAGACAAGCCCGGAATCGGAACGCATTGCCCGCGAGTCAGCCGGTCTGCTTGAAGAAATAAAAAAAATCTCACCGGAATTTACAAGCTCGGCCATAGGCGCGTCGCCTTACGCCGTGTTTGAGTATAAGCTCAACCCGGAACTCGGATTTGAATGGGAATTGAAAGCCCTGAAAGAAAAGCTTAATTCCATAGGCATGAAGCTGATAGTTGATTTTGTTTCAAATCATACCTCAAAAGATAATCCCGGCGTTGACCAGGCGCCTGAGTGTTTTATCAGGGGCGGCGAAGACGATTTTAAAGCCCACCCGGGCTGGTTTTTCCCGCGCGAGATAAACGGGGTGAAAAATTACATCGCCTACGGGCGCGACCCGAATTTCCCGGCCTGGACCGATACCGCCCAGCTGAATTATTTCAACCCCGCCACCAGGGAAAAGATGCTTTTCAACCTTATGCGCATGGCTGAAATGTCGGACGGAGTGCGCTGCGACATGGTGATGCTCACCTTAAACGACGTACACGAAACCACCTGGGGCGACCTTCTTGGCAAGGCGGGCTTCAAGAAGCCGGAGCGTGAATTCTGGGACGACGCCATAAAGTCCGTGAAGGAAAAATATCCGGAATTTATATTTTTAGGCGAGGTTTACTGGGGTCTTGAATGGCGCGTGCAGCAGATGGATTTTGATTATACTTACGACAAGGTTACCTACGACCGCCTGCGCTTTCTGGGGCCCCAGGATGTTAAGGGGCACTTGCGCGCGGAGAAACTTTACCAGAAACGCTCGGTGCGCTTTATTGACAATCACGACGAACAGCCCTCTTTAACGGTCTTTGGCCGGGAGAAGGCGTTTGCCGCGGGCGTTATTATTTCCACCATTAAAGGCCTGCGCTTGTATAATGAAAATCAGCTGGACGGCATCCGCTACCGTGTGCCGCTGCAGCTCAAGGAAATTTATAACCGCGTTCCGGACACGGCGGTCAGGAAATTTTACGAAAAACTTTTAAAAATAACCGATCATCCCGCTTTTCACGGAGGAGAATGGAATTTGCTTGAGGTGCGCGCCTGCTCCCCCCAGGATAATACAAACCGCAATATATTGGCCTGGAGCTGGGTGCAAAGGCGCACCATGAAGATAGTGGCGGTTAATTATTCCGCCGCCCCGTCCTGCGGGGTAGTGAATGTGTCCGTGAAAGCGCAGGGTGAGAACGCGGCCCTTTTTGAGGAAATTTCAGACCGCTTCTTTTCCTTCAAGGCTGAAGATGTTTCCCCGGGCCTGAAACTCCAGCAGATGCCGCCCTACTGTTCCTACATTTTTGACGTGGAGTTTTAA
- a CDS encoding LptF/LptG family permease → MNKTFLRYIARSFWEPFILGLGVFTALLLFGSFFDKLNSFMKASSGIGLLGRYLLYQFPYFLVKMTPMATLLGVLFALGGMLSRGEWKAGMAGGWRPFEMLKPLLLCSVMTAAFQLVLQEAVAPQFYMRSKFLFEGKLRGKENWQELAKKDVVFSAGEEVFVTAHVFDGRKNSMERVQANIYRDGRLFVEINARKALWQAAERRWLFEDGVLINYDASLKPSSSRFSAYQSGISVPPDSLVLELLVPEGVSIADLLRRVKRLSAVGSPVVSELTLIYCKLAAPLANLIMALIGAMMVLLIKGGSRILNFGLAVVVGFIFWAGMIMGQSLGNAEFFPPLVAGFGPLALFALFSLFGLKKARVF, encoded by the coding sequence ATGAATAAGACATTCCTTCGTTATATAGCGCGAAGTTTCTGGGAGCCTTTCATTTTGGGCCTGGGTGTCTTTACGGCCTTGCTTTTGTTCGGCAGCTTTTTTGATAAGCTCAATTCTTTCATGAAAGCCAGTTCCGGAATCGGATTGCTTGGCAGGTATCTGCTTTATCAGTTTCCGTATTTCCTTGTAAAAATGACGCCAATGGCCACGCTGCTTGGCGTTCTGTTCGCTTTGGGCGGAATGCTCTCGCGAGGTGAATGGAAAGCGGGCATGGCCGGCGGCTGGCGCCCCTTTGAAATGCTTAAGCCGCTTCTGCTCTGCTCGGTAATGACCGCCGCCTTCCAGCTGGTTCTGCAGGAGGCCGTAGCTCCCCAATTTTATATGCGTTCGAAATTTCTTTTTGAAGGCAAGCTGCGCGGAAAGGAAAACTGGCAGGAATTGGCTAAAAAAGATGTCGTTTTTTCCGCCGGGGAGGAGGTTTTTGTAACCGCCCATGTTTTTGACGGCAGGAAAAACTCCATGGAGCGGGTGCAGGCTAATATTTACCGCGATGGCAGGCTTTTTGTCGAGATAAACGCCCGAAAGGCTTTGTGGCAGGCGGCGGAGCGCCGCTGGCTTTTTGAGGACGGAGTGCTTATAAACTACGACGCGAGTCTCAAACCGTCCAGTTCCAGATTCAGCGCTTACCAGTCCGGTATTTCCGTGCCGCCCGACAGCCTGGTGCTTGAACTGCTGGTGCCGGAGGGCGTTTCAATCGCGGATCTTCTGAGGCGGGTGAAACGTCTTAGCGCTGTGGGTTCGCCCGTGGTAAGCGAGCTTACTCTTATTTACTGCAAGCTGGCCGCTCCGCTTGCGAACCTTATAATGGCGCTTATCGGCGCCATGATGGTGCTTCTCATTAAGGGCGGAAGCCGCATTTTAAACTTCGGCCTGGCCGTGGTGGTGGGCTTTATATTCTGGGCGGGGATGATAATGGGGCAGTCTTTGGGCAACGCCGAGTTTTTCCCTCCGCTGGTGGCCGGATTCGGGCCGCTGGCGCTTTTTGCCCTCTTTTCTCTTTTCGGCCTGAAAAAAGCCAGGGTGTTCTAA
- a CDS encoding LptF/LptG family permease → MRIPIAQRYILRSFAKFFALSLFIFTALFVMLNFVQIVNQGVLGGFSLYFLAKSMAYLLPNIVSMSLPLAFLLGLLLSLAQMSQEGEIVALRAGGFSFSDILSRIFSLAVLCSLLLLAVNNWLGPEGFKKSNDYTFYMLNRVTKIELKPRTFQKVSDWVIYAREVNNITGKLRYVQLIKRLNKGETPVYVNKINSAEGRYEMVQEKGMEITLAKGQFTQTDCKNDEKLIYGEFSAYKTLIPFISGNVDQRALSPMEYSSPDLLGRLKAGVINAENAVRYRVEIVSRLTFALTPIVFFLIGAPLGVVLDKKGRSAGFSLSLLIIFFYYGLTLTGVVLAKKYSFLFPWAVFTPAVFAAAAGIWLWRKRLYAR, encoded by the coding sequence ATGCGAATTCCCATAGCCCAGCGTTATATCCTGCGAAGCTTCGCCAAATTCTTTGCGCTTTCGCTTTTTATTTTTACCGCGCTTTTTGTGATGCTCAATTTTGTGCAAATCGTGAACCAGGGGGTCCTGGGCGGTTTTTCCCTGTATTTTCTCGCAAAAAGCATGGCCTATCTGCTGCCGAATATAGTCTCGATGTCGCTGCCGCTGGCTTTCCTGCTCGGCCTGCTTTTGAGCCTGGCCCAAATGTCGCAGGAGGGGGAAATAGTGGCGCTCCGCGCGGGAGGTTTTTCGTTCTCGGATATACTTTCCCGGATATTTTCCCTGGCCGTTCTATGTTCCCTTCTGCTTCTGGCCGTAAACAACTGGCTGGGTCCTGAAGGCTTTAAAAAATCGAACGACTATACCTTTTACATGCTCAACCGGGTGACTAAAATAGAACTGAAACCGCGCACTTTTCAGAAAGTTTCCGACTGGGTCATTTACGCGAGGGAAGTGAATAATATCACCGGAAAACTGCGTTATGTGCAGTTGATAAAGCGCCTGAATAAAGGGGAAACGCCCGTTTATGTGAATAAAATAAACTCGGCCGAAGGCCGCTACGAAATGGTGCAGGAAAAAGGCATGGAGATAACGCTCGCAAAGGGACAGTTTACACAGACCGACTGCAAAAACGACGAAAAACTCATCTACGGGGAATTTTCGGCATATAAGACGCTTATTCCTTTTATTTCCGGGAATGTAGACCAGCGCGCCTTAAGCCCTATGGAGTATTCAAGTCCCGATCTTTTGGGCAGGCTTAAGGCCGGAGTAATTAACGCTGAAAACGCGGTCCGCTACCGCGTTGAGATAGTTTCGCGCCTTACTTTCGCCCTTACGCCCATCGTGTTTTTTCTCATAGGCGCCCCGCTTGGAGTGGTGCTTGACAAAAAAGGCCGTTCCGCCGGGTTTTCACTCAGCCTGCTTATAATCTTTTTTTACTACGGCCTTACGCTTACCGGAGTGGTGCTGGCCAAAAAATACAGTTTTTTGTTTCCGTGGGCGGTTTTTACGCCTGCCGTTTTTGCGGCGGCGGCAGGTATCTGGCTCTGGAGAAAACGCCTGTATGCGAGATAA
- a CDS encoding NUDIX hydrolase, producing the protein MPPKCLSENDTSLIEKKFRKVYAYRGNAVALRADEVLLPNGRKGTREFLEHPGAVAVLPVLDDGRLIFVRQYRYPVGRVTLEIPAGKMHSLKDSPLKRVKAELKEETGCTAKTIEPLLDFWPTPAFSDELLRIYLAFGIRHGQASPDEDEFLKVEILSFKKAWAMLERGEIKDSKTIIALQAYERQGRGIRG; encoded by the coding sequence ATGCCGCCGAAATGTCTGTCAGAAAACGACACAAGTCTTATTGAAAAAAAATTCAGGAAAGTTTACGCTTACCGCGGCAACGCCGTGGCCCTGCGGGCGGACGAAGTGCTCCTGCCGAACGGAAGGAAGGGCACGCGCGAGTTTTTAGAGCATCCGGGCGCGGTGGCCGTGCTGCCGGTGCTTGACGACGGCCGGCTGATCTTTGTGCGGCAATACCGCTACCCGGTCGGCCGCGTGACTCTTGAAATACCCGCTGGCAAAATGCATTCCCTTAAAGATTCCCCGCTTAAGCGGGTCAAAGCGGAGCTTAAAGAAGAAACCGGCTGCACCGCGAAAACCATCGAACCACTGCTGGATTTCTGGCCGACCCCCGCGTTTTCGGACGAATTGCTGCGAATTTATCTGGCCTTCGGCATAAGGCACGGACAGGCTAGCCCCGACGAGGACGAATTTTTGAAAGTGGAAATACTCAGCTTTAAAAAAGCCTGGGCCATGCTGGAACGCGGCGAAATAAAAGACTCAAAAACCATCATAGCCCTGCAGGCGTATGAACGTCAGGGGAGAGGGATTAGGGGATAG
- the dnaE gene encoding DNA polymerase III subunit alpha produces MQPADFIHLHNHSEYSLLDGMLRITDGEGHPSEFLKTLADKKTPALAITDHGNMYGAMEFYFTAKPLNLKPIIGCEIYTTRGSRLTKDKSTTRRDNGHMTVLVRDFKGYQNLMRMVSKSFIEGFYHDPRVDNELLSQHHEGLVFLSGCLKGHVARACAAGNVDEAAKIACEYRDIVGAGNFYLELMDHGIPEETEALKNLLEVAKKTGLPVVATNDCHYLKKDDWEAHDAHICISTGSQVSDPDRMRMSTHELYFKSQEEMVKLFSHTPQAVKNTLEIAAQCDLKVETGKLYLPAFQIPPEYEKHNADGKNEGDFHYLRDLCEAGLKRKVPGAGEAYRKRLEYELDVIRRMGFSSYFLIVMDFILYARANSVPVGPGRGSGAGSLVAFTLDITRVDPLVNGLLFERFLNPDRKSMPDLDIDFADDGREKVVEYVRQKYGVANVANIITYGTIKSKSAVRDVGRVMGISLTDVNAICKLIPEGETLYQAVNTSVEMKECAQRDPKVKKMFEIAVKIEGLRRHTGVHAAGVLITKEELANYTPLSNRNTKNVITSQYDGNMLSRLGLLKVDFLGLRTLTIIETASKLIKDKDKDFDIYAIALDDEKTFQLLCDGRTTGVFQLESDGMKKLIKGLKPSQFSDVSALVALYRPGPIQSGMLDQFVDRKHGRKKIVYDHPLLEPILKDTYGTMVYQEQVMEISKSLGGFTPGEADGLRKAMGKKNAEVMEEARAKFVEGAKKKDISQKLSTKVFDQMAQFAGYGFNKSHSVAYALVAYQTAWLKANYPVEYMSAILTSEIGKSPIGTEEENKLVTYVGEAQDMGIEILGPDVNCSVGTFAMEERSGKPALRFALTAVKNVGEGVVEALVAERSKNGLFKSFEEFTMRADSKQLNKRVIESLAKAGAFDCLFPAKEAPLSRTRAIEAIDAFVAGSGKPARDVNQDMLFAPPEPLGSTPEKGHTPHVLSEHAILKNEREVLGFYFSGHPLNSYRRQISMMANSTVEKVLNGGFEDGAMVRVAGIVSQFKAMQTKKGDAMAKLEIEDLTGNIGVCLFPKKYAVFGPQMSLNKVVVISGKVQKSNFGENAFELIAEEAMGLYEAMNKWGKNLLVNLPEGMLFDEKQLSELKSALGKSHGYCPVYLRVQTKAKNAYVIETNERVVFSEALFKDIEKVLGDKTWQVESGF; encoded by the coding sequence ATGCAACCGGCTGATTTCATTCATTTGCATAACCATTCGGAATATTCCCTGCTGGACGGGATGCTGCGCATTACCGACGGCGAGGGACACCCCTCCGAATTTTTGAAAACGCTCGCCGATAAAAAAACCCCGGCGCTTGCCATTACCGACCACGGCAATATGTACGGGGCCATGGAGTTTTATTTCACCGCAAAGCCGCTTAACCTGAAACCCATCATAGGCTGCGAAATTTACACCACCCGCGGTTCCAGGCTTACTAAAGACAAAAGTACTACCCGCAGGGATAACGGCCATATGACGGTGCTGGTCAGGGATTTTAAGGGTTATCAGAACCTGATGCGGATGGTTTCAAAAAGCTTCATAGAGGGTTTTTACCACGACCCCAGGGTGGACAACGAATTGCTCTCGCAGCATCACGAGGGGCTGGTTTTTCTCTCCGGCTGCCTCAAGGGCCATGTGGCCAGGGCCTGCGCCGCGGGCAATGTGGATGAGGCCGCCAAAATCGCCTGCGAATATCGCGATATTGTGGGTGCCGGCAATTTTTACCTTGAATTAATGGACCACGGCATACCGGAGGAAACCGAGGCCCTTAAAAATCTCCTTGAGGTGGCCAAAAAAACCGGTCTGCCCGTTGTAGCCACGAACGACTGTCATTACCTTAAAAAAGACGACTGGGAGGCGCATGACGCGCACATCTGCATTTCCACCGGTTCGCAGGTAAGCGATCCAGACCGTATGCGCATGAGCACCCACGAATTATATTTCAAGAGCCAGGAGGAAATGGTAAAGCTTTTTTCCCATACCCCGCAGGCCGTTAAGAACACATTGGAAATAGCGGCGCAGTGCGACCTGAAAGTCGAAACCGGTAAATTGTATCTGCCCGCTTTTCAAATACCGCCTGAGTACGAAAAACACAACGCCGACGGTAAAAATGAAGGAGATTTCCACTATCTAAGGGATTTGTGCGAGGCGGGCCTTAAACGCAAAGTTCCAGGGGCGGGCGAAGCTTACAGGAAACGGCTGGAATATGAGCTGGATGTGATCAGGCGGATGGGGTTTTCAAGCTACTTCCTGATAGTCATGGATTTTATACTCTATGCCAGGGCGAACTCCGTGCCGGTAGGTCCCGGCCGCGGCTCGGGCGCGGGCTCGCTTGTGGCTTTCACTCTTGATATAACCCGCGTTGACCCGCTGGTGAACGGCCTGCTTTTTGAAAGATTTTTAAATCCGGACCGCAAAAGCATGCCCGATCTGGACATTGACTTTGCCGACGACGGCCGCGAAAAGGTGGTGGAATATGTAAGGCAGAAGTACGGCGTCGCCAATGTGGCCAATATCATAACTTACGGCACCATAAAGTCAAAAAGCGCCGTGCGCGATGTGGGGCGGGTGATGGGTATTTCCCTTACGGACGTGAACGCCATCTGTAAGCTTATCCCTGAGGGGGAAACTCTTTATCAGGCCGTAAATACCTCTGTTGAGATGAAAGAATGCGCCCAAAGGGACCCCAAGGTCAAGAAGATGTTTGAAATAGCAGTAAAAATTGAGGGCTTAAGGCGCCATACCGGGGTTCACGCGGCCGGCGTGCTGATAACCAAGGAAGAGCTTGCCAATTATACCCCGCTTTCAAACCGTAACACAAAAAATGTCATTACCAGCCAGTACGACGGCAATATGCTTTCGCGTCTCGGACTGCTGAAGGTGGATTTCCTCGGCCTGCGCACTCTTACAATCATAGAAACCGCCTCAAAACTGATCAAGGACAAAGATAAGGATTTTGATATTTACGCCATAGCTCTTGACGACGAAAAAACCTTTCAGTTACTATGCGACGGCCGTACCACGGGCGTATTTCAGCTGGAATCCGATGGAATGAAAAAATTGATAAAGGGCCTTAAACCCTCCCAGTTCAGCGATGTGTCGGCCCTGGTGGCCCTTTACCGCCCCGGCCCCATACAAAGCGGAATGCTGGACCAGTTTGTCGACCGCAAGCACGGCCGCAAAAAAATAGTTTATGATCATCCGCTGCTCGAGCCGATACTTAAAGACACCTACGGCACCATGGTTTACCAGGAACAGGTGATGGAGATTTCAAAGAGCCTGGGCGGATTCACGCCAGGCGAGGCCGACGGGCTGAGAAAAGCCATGGGAAAAAAGAACGCCGAAGTTATGGAGGAGGCGCGGGCTAAATTTGTTGAAGGCGCCAAAAAAAAGGATATTTCCCAGAAGCTTTCCACTAAAGTTTTTGACCAGATGGCGCAGTTCGCCGGCTATGGTTTTAATAAGTCCCATTCGGTCGCCTACGCCCTGGTGGCCTACCAGACCGCCTGGCTTAAGGCCAATTACCCTGTGGAATATATGTCCGCTATTCTGACCAGCGAAATTGGAAAAAGCCCCATAGGGACCGAAGAGGAAAACAAGCTGGTCACTTATGTGGGCGAAGCCCAGGACATGGGCATAGAGATACTGGGCCCGGACGTTAATTGTTCGGTCGGGACCTTCGCCATGGAGGAGCGTTCCGGCAAGCCGGCCCTGCGCTTCGCCCTTACGGCGGTAAAAAATGTGGGGGAGGGAGTGGTTGAGGCGCTTGTGGCTGAGAGATCAAAAAACGGGCTTTTCAAATCTTTTGAGGAATTCACAATGCGCGCCGACTCAAAACAGCTCAATAAACGGGTAATTGAGTCGCTTGCCAAAGCCGGGGCCTTTGACTGCCTGTTTCCCGCTAAAGAAGCGCCGCTTTCCCGCACCCGCGCTATAGAAGCGATAGATGCTTTTGTGGCCGGCTCCGGCAAGCCGGCCCGGGATGTAAACCAGGATATGCTGTTCGCTCCGCCGGAGCCGCTCGGGTCTACGCCCGAAAAAGGTCATACGCCGCATGTTTTAAGCGAGCACGCCATACTGAAAAATGAAAGGGAGGTGCTGGGCTTTTATTTTTCAGGCCATCCGCTCAACAGTTACCGCCGCCAGATAAGTATGATGGCTAATTCAACCGTGGAAAAGGTTTTAAACGGCGGCTTTGAAGACGGCGCTATGGTGCGCGTGGCCGGCATAGTATCGCAGTTTAAAGCCATGCAGACCAAGAAGGGCGATGCCATGGCCAAACTGGAAATTGAAGATCTTACCGGAAATATAGGGGTATGCCTGTTCCCTAAAAAATACGCCGTTTTCGGTCCGCAGATGTCGCTTAATAAAGTGGTGGTAATCTCCGGCAAGGTGCAAAAATCAAATTTCGGCGAGAACGCTTTTGAACTGATAGCTGAAGAGGCCATGGGCCTTTATGAGGCTATGAACAAGTGGGGCAAAAACCTGCTTGTAAATCTGCCGGAAGGCATGCTTTTTGACGAGAAACAGCTTTCGGAACTTAAAAGCGCCCTTGGCAAAAGCCACGGCTATTGCCCGGTTTATTTAAGGGTGCAGACCAAAGCTAAAAATGCCTACGTGATAGAGACAAATGAAAGAGTCGTTTTCAGCGAGGCCCTTTTCAAGGATATAGAAAAGGTATTGGGAGATAAAACATGGCAGGTGGAAAGCGGATTTTAG
- a CDS encoding ComF family protein, translating into MKALPAIWKYFLHVLLPKTCLHCLKDLPWESNKSLCSVCEGALEPLPELHCARCGLPLKSGGQTCYDCRGQKSAAAALELARSAFVFNAELRSLIHAFKYSRMESLCGPLSEAMAGAWDRFPELKDYNFVLAVPLHPAKKKERGFNQSELLAEKLAAAKHLFLLKNSAARALNTKPQVSLSKEERASNMKSAFKITRPELVKGRKILLIDDVATTLSTLEELARELKKNGAKGVAALTLAREP; encoded by the coding sequence ATGAAAGCTTTACCTGCAATATGGAAATATTTTCTTCATGTCCTGCTTCCTAAAACCTGCCTCCACTGCCTTAAAGACCTGCCCTGGGAAAGCAACAAATCGCTTTGCTCCGTTTGCGAAGGCGCTCTTGAACCGCTGCCTGAACTGCACTGCGCGCGCTGCGGCCTGCCGCTGAAATCGGGCGGCCAAACCTGTTATGACTGCCGCGGGCAAAAAAGCGCGGCCGCGGCGCTTGAACTGGCGCGCTCAGCCTTTGTTTTCAACGCGGAACTGCGCTCTCTCATTCACGCTTTCAAATACTCCCGGATGGAAAGCCTCTGCGGCCCGCTTTCCGAAGCCATGGCCGGCGCATGGGACCGTTTCCCCGAACTGAAGGACTATAACTTCGTTTTGGCCGTACCGCTCCACCCGGCCAAGAAAAAGGAACGCGGGTTCAACCAGTCGGAGCTGCTGGCCGAAAAACTGGCCGCCGCAAAACATCTTTTTCTGCTTAAAAATTCGGCCGCGCGCGCGCTTAACACAAAACCGCAGGTCTCACTTTCAAAAGAAGAAAGGGCCAGCAACATGAAAAGCGCGTTTAAAATAACCCGGCCGGAACTGGTCAAAGGAAGGAAGATACTGCTGATAGACGATGTCGCCACTACACTTTCAACTTTGGAGGAATTGGCGCGCGAATTAAAAAAGAATGGCGCCAAAGGCGTGGCGGCACTAACGCTGGCAAGGGAACCGTAA
- the tkt gene encoding transketolase: MKFTETDRLCVNALRVFSIDMIEKANSGHPGLPLGAAPLAYAVWAGHLKYAPKDTDWFDRDRFVLSAGHGSALLYSLLYFYGTGLTIEDLRNFRQLDSLTPGHPERGHTAGVETTTGPLGQGFANAVGMALAEKKLSELLNEAENKIIDHYTYALVGDGDLMEGISYEAASLAGHLRLGKLICLYDSNSITIEGSTSLAFTEDIKKRFQSQGWQTLEVADGNDLELIDKAIRKAKRETQKPSLIIAKTHIGFASPKQDTSAVHGEPLKKDEVLLTKKSLGWPQIPPFTAPPEVEKHFKALAAKGNRARNKWLKLAEAHQSACPQKAALLKTFLDGGLPEDLLSPESAGFDKPTATREASHKAINLLAAKLPNFIGGSADLAPSTKTDFTAEPERTLHFGIREHAMGAIVNGLVLHGGLRAFGSTFLVFSDYMRPAIRLAALMGIPSIFVFTHDSIGLGEDGPTHQPVEHLMSLRLIPGLTVLRPADAYETFYAWETALRLNKPVCLALSRQKLPVLSAYADRIKAGVKRGAYALEDGGPSPAVELISTGSEVSLILEAAKILSTRGIAAKVVSMPSAEIFNAQDESYKNSVLKPGVPKLAVEAGRTQGWKDLAAGAGAMGIETFGKSAPAEKIYNAFGLTPENIAREAEKMLKI; encoded by the coding sequence ATGAAATTTACTGAAACAGACCGGCTTTGTGTTAATGCTCTTCGGGTTTTTTCTATTGATATGATCGAAAAGGCCAATTCCGGCCACCCGGGCCTGCCTTTGGGCGCGGCTCCGCTTGCCTACGCTGTTTGGGCCGGCCACCTGAAATACGCGCCAAAAGATACGGATTGGTTCGACAGGGACCGTTTTGTGCTTTCCGCCGGGCATGGCTCGGCGCTTTTATACTCGCTTCTGTATTTTTACGGCACGGGTCTCACAATTGAGGATCTGCGCAATTTCCGGCAGCTTGACAGCCTCACGCCCGGCCACCCGGAGCGCGGACATACCGCGGGCGTTGAAACCACGACAGGGCCGCTGGGCCAGGGATTTGCCAATGCCGTGGGCATGGCGCTGGCTGAAAAAAAACTTTCGGAGCTCCTTAACGAAGCGGAAAATAAAATTATTGACCATTACACCTACGCGCTCGTGGGCGACGGGGATTTGATGGAAGGCATTTCCTATGAAGCCGCCTCACTTGCAGGGCACCTGAGGCTTGGCAAGCTTATCTGCCTTTACGACTCAAATTCAATAACCATAGAGGGCTCCACCTCGCTTGCGTTCACGGAGGACATAAAAAAAAGATTCCAGTCGCAAGGCTGGCAGACGCTGGAAGTTGCGGACGGAAACGATCTGGAACTTATTGACAAAGCCATAAGGAAAGCGAAAAGGGAAACACAAAAGCCTTCGCTGATCATCGCAAAAACGCATATAGGTTTCGCAAGCCCGAAACAGGACACCAGCGCCGTGCACGGCGAGCCGCTTAAAAAAGATGAGGTACTGCTGACAAAGAAAAGCCTGGGCTGGCCGCAAATACCCCCTTTTACCGCGCCGCCGGAAGTGGAAAAGCATTTTAAAGCGCTGGCGGCCAAAGGAAACAGGGCCCGGAATAAATGGCTTAAGCTGGCGGAGGCCCATCAGTCAGCCTGCCCGCAAAAGGCCGCTCTGCTAAAAACTTTTTTGGACGGCGGCTTGCCCGAAGACCTGCTTTCGCCTGAAAGCGCGGGTTTTGACAAGCCTACGGCCACAAGGGAGGCCTCGCATAAAGCGATAAACCTGCTGGCGGCAAAGCTGCCTAATTTTATAGGCGGCTCGGCGGACCTTGCCCCATCCACAAAAACGGATTTTACGGCTGAACCGGAGCGCACTCTGCATTTCGGCATCAGGGAACACGCCATGGGCGCCATAGTAAACGGCCTGGTTTTGCACGGCGGGCTGAGGGCCTTCGGCTCCACCTTCCTGGTATTCTCGGATTATATGCGCCCCGCCATACGCCTGGCCGCGCTTATGGGCATTCCTTCCATTTTTGTTTTCACCCACGACAGTATCGGCTTGGGAGAAGACGGTCCCACCCACCAGCCGGTGGAGCACTTAATGAGCCTGCGCCTGATACCCGGCCTGACAGTGCTGCGGCCCGCGGACGCCTACGAGACTTTTTACGCCTGGGAAACGGCGCTCCGGCTGAACAAACCGGTATGCCTGGCGCTTTCAAGGCAGAAGCTGCCCGTTCTGTCCGCGTACGCCGACAGAATAAAAGCGGGCGTAAAACGCGGAGCCTACGCGCTTGAGGACGGAGGGCCGTCCCCCGCCGTGGAACTTATTTCCACGGGTTCCGAGGTCAGCCTGATACTTGAAGCGGCAAAAATACTGAGCACGCGCGGCATTGCGGCAAAAGTGGTGTCTATGCCTTCGGCGGAGATTTTTAACGCGCAGGACGAGTCCTACAAAAATTCCGTGCTGAAGCCCGGAGTGCCAAAACTTGCCGTGGAAGCGGGAAGAACTCAGGGTTGGAAAGACCTAGCCGCCGGCGCCGGAGCGATGGGGATTGAAACCTTCGGCAAATCCGCCCCCGCCGAAAAGATCTACAACGCCTTCGGCCTGACGCCAGAGAACATAGCGCGTGAAGCGGAAAAAATGTTGAAGATTTGA